From the genome of Papaver somniferum cultivar HN1 chromosome 2, ASM357369v1, whole genome shotgun sequence, one region includes:
- the LOC113348128 gene encoding nicotianamine synthase-like, whose amino-acid sequence MGSLGSLVSCDQEEVLIQNVCEIYDNLSTLQSLKPSKDVDTLFTRLVLTCMPPSPIDVTKLPGKVQGIRSKLIRLCGEAEGLLESHFSSLLGSYDIPLDHINIFPYYTNYIKLGRLEYTIMSNYITNANPSDIAFIGSGPLPLTSIVLASNHLKTTTFHNYDIDRSANALASNLVAADPDLSERMLFHDTDIMDVTTGLSDYEVVFLAALVGLNKEDKRKVIDHLAKYMEPGSLLMLRSAHGARGFLYPIVEPSDLPGFEVLAVFHPMDDVINSVIVARKSKSKYQY is encoded by the coding sequence ATGGGTTCATTGGGTTCATTGGTTTCATGTGATCAAGAAGAAGTTCTGATCCAAAATGTTTGTGAGATCTATGACAACCTATCAACCTTACAAAGCCTCAAACCTTCAAAAGATGTCGACACTCTTTTCACTCGACTTGTCCTAACTTGTATGCCACCATCTCcaattgatgtgaccaaattaCCAGGAAAAGTTCAAGGAATCCGTTCCAAACTCATTCGTCTCTGTGGAGAAGCTGAAGGTCTCTTAGAATCACACTTCTCATCTTTATTAGGTTCTTATGATATCCCACTtgatcatattaacatctttccaTACTACACCAATTACATCAAACTTGGCCGTCTTGAATATACTATAATGAGCAATTATATCACAAATGCAAACCCAAGTGACATCGCTTTCATCGGATCCGGACCCCTCCCTCTCACGTCGATAGTATTGGCTTCAAACCACCTGAAAACCACTACGTTTCACAATTATGATATCGACCGATCAGCCAATGCTCTGGCTTCTAACTTGGTAGCTGCAGATCCTGACTTGTCCGAGCGTATGTTATTTCATGATACTGATATCATGGATGTTACTACTGGTTTAAGCGACTATGAAGTCGTTTTCTTAGCTGCTTTGGTTGGTTTGAACAAAGAAGATAAGCGCAAAGTGATTGATCATCTAGCTAAGTATATGGAACCAGGGTCCTTATTAATGTTGAGGAGTGCTCATGGTGCTCGTGGTTTTCTATACCCAATTGTTGAGCCTAGTGATTTACCAGGTTTCGAGGTTCTTGCTGTTTTTCATCCGATGGACGACGTCATAAACTCGGTGATTGTTGCACGTAAAAGTAAGAGTAAGTACCAGTACTAG
- the LOC113351446 gene encoding uncharacterized protein LOC113351446, producing MANNRSLPSNKNTLHPAFAVSNIKVLIPVTLDIKQDEYSSWVLLFQLHLQAHNLLFLIDSSSPTPDLDDATILQLDALCRQWMFSTMTKDLMLTVLKTGKTAKDLWDHLKRLFQDNKRNRAASLESKFVNLRFIDCNNVDDYCDKLQALSSRLSDLEFPMDEKRLVIQLVNGLPEEYNTVASFIQQSMPSFDTARSQLRTEDIRPPLLPNPTGPVLSQPQLPTESNRSPLLPNPASPFPPYPHWAYPATPWNVAAPGPYPATPYWASPWNAASPASRGRGRQNRGRGRGRGRHPTAGRSPQAYIAPTTDYLQPSDIAEAYSSMSIRTPDDDFYMDTGETSHITSDPGLEFEEDYSPM from the exons ATGGCAAACAATCGATCCTTACCGAGTAATAAAAACACCTTACATCCGGCTTTCGCCGTTTCCAACATCAAAGTTTTGATCCCTGTTACACTAGATATCAAACAAGACGAATACTCTTCATGGGTTCTCCtatttcaacttcatcttcaagcgCACAACCTCCTTTTTCTTATAGATAGTTCTTCCCCCACACCAGATCTTGACGATGCCACCATCCTACAGCTTGACGCCCTATGCCGtcaatggatgttctccaccatgaCCAAAGATCTGATGCTGACTGTTCTCAAAACTGGAAAAACTGCGAAGGATTTATGGGATCATCTCAAACGTCTCTTCCAAGACAACAAACGAAACCGCGCTGCCAGCCTTGAAAGTAAGTTTGTCAATCTAAGATTTATTGACTGTAACAACGTTGATGATTATTGTGATAAGCTACAGGCACTCTCCAGTCGATTGAGTGACCTCGAGTTTCCAATGGATGAAAAACGACTAGTTATCCAGCTTGTCAATGGACTTCCGGAGGAATATAATACTGTTGCCTCCTTCATTCAACAATCGATGCCATCGTTTGACACTGCTCGATCTCAACTACGCACTGAAGATATTCGCC CGCCGTTGCTTCCAAATCCAACAGGCCCAGTGCTTTCTCAACCGCAACTCCCTACTGAATCGAACAGAAGCCCACTACTGCCCAACCCAGCAAGCCCATTTCCTCCTTACCCACACTGGGCTTATCCGGCTACTCCCTGGAACGTTGCTGCACCTGGCCCATATCCGGCTACTCCCTACTGGGCTTCTCCCTGGAATGCTGCTTCACCTGCCAGCCGCGGACGAGGTCGCCAGAACCGTGGTAGAGGACGCGGTCGTGGTCGCCATCCTACTGCCGGTCGATCACCGCAAGCCTACATTGCTCCGACCACAGACTACCTACAACCGTCAGATATCGCCGAAGCCTACAGCTCTATGAGCATTCGGACACCTGATGATGATTTCTATATGGACACCGGAGAAACCTCTCACATCACCTCGGATCCAG gacttGAGTTCGAGGAAGACTATTCTCCGATGTGA